One window from the genome of Poecilia reticulata strain Guanapo linkage group LG9, Guppy_female_1.0+MT, whole genome shotgun sequence encodes:
- the LOC103469959 gene encoding zinc finger protein 2-like — MSSVECLRQFVNERLTAAAQEILCVFEKTISDYEEEISRQRRLLTIAWKPEVKLHKTELSQDFINVEDIPTELQVKTRQDRKSILKKEGREQIPESHEEMLTSPEEGEVELKEEVETLFPSITCDEGDNVVLSNPVDEESTDTVSVQGVTEHNTDDQLVSRYSQDVSKGQDEGNHSGSVITRRMGTRLQRRHHRIGEPSPITFKSPIYTHKGKICEFVCEYCGKAFPYRSKLMRHQIIHTGVKPYCCHTCGKRFNQTSILKVHQRIHTGERPFSCDVCGKRFNQKSILNVHKKIHSVERPYCCDFCGRRFKQKSKLESHVIWHSDIPQPLFFKEENFLSDQQLFDHDRHSALELGFPKVKEEQEDFCLAQKEQLVLKQETDTFMITVPHDEGHDHLHVAQTLNRNSAEAESVEIISDDNGAKQPEKTHPRICNAYNPILFKTSCNSFVDRKCEYKCNTCGKVFQFKSRLIRHFRIHTGVRPFCCHICGKRFNQKSILQVHQRIHTGERPFSCDICGKRFNQKSILNVHKRIHTGERPFSCQVCGKRFNQKSILDGHVRTHTGERPYSCKTCGKSFKSQSSLLVHMKMHTDKNSYSCDMWERVQP, encoded by the exons ATGTCTTCAGTTGAGTGTTTGAGGCAGTTCGTAAACGAGCGATTGACGGCCGCGGCTCAGGAGATCTTATGCGTGTTTGAAAAAACTATCTCCGACTACGAAGAAGAGATCAGCCGTCAGCGCAGGCTGCTCACCATCGCCTGGAAACCTGAAGTTAAGTTGCACAAAACAG AGCTTTCACAAGATTTCATTAACGTGGAGGACATTCCAACGGAGCTGCAGGTCAAGACAAGACAGGACAGGAAGTCTATATTGAAAAAAGAAGGCAGAGAGCAGATTCCAGAGAGCCATGAAGAAATGCTCACCAGTCCCGAGGAAGGAGAAGTTGAGCTGAAAGAGGAAGTTGAAACTCTTTTTCCAAGTATTACCTGTGATGAAGGTGACAATGTCGTCTTGTCAAATCCTGTGGATGAGGAGTCCACAGACACAGTATCTGTTCAAGGAGTAACAGAACACAATACTGATGATCAGCTTGTCTCTAGATATTCTCAAGATGTGAGCAAAGGCCAGGATGAAGGAAATCATAGTGGTTCTGTAATAACCAGACGCATGGGGACAAGACTGCAGAGGAGACATCACAGAATCGGTGAACCCAGTCCCATCACGTTCAAGTCTCCTATTTACACTCACAAGGGGAAAATATGCGAGTTTGTGTGTGAGTACTGTGGTAAGGCGTTTCCGTACAGATCCAAGCTGATGCGGCACCAGATCATCCACACGGGCGTGAAGCCGTACTGCTGCCACACCTGTGGTAAACGATTCAACCAGACGTCGATCCTGAAGGTCCACCAGCGGATCCACACGGGCGAGAGGCCGTTCTCCTGTGACGTCTGCGGGAAGCGCTTCAACCAGAAGTCCATCCTGAACGTTCATAAGAAGATCCACTCAGTCGAGAGGCCGTATTGCTGCGATTTCTGCGGCCGAAGGTTCAAGCAGAAATCAAAACTGGAATCTCATGTCATATGGCACTCAG ACATACCACAGCCGCTTTTCTTTAAGGAGGAAAACTTTCTTTCTGACCAGCAGCTCTTTGACCATGACCGTCACTCTGCGTTGGAGTTGGGGTTTCCAAAAGTCAAAGAGGAACAGGAAGACTTCTGCTTGGCCCAGAAGGAGCAGCTTGTGTTGAAGCAGGAGACGGACACGTTCATGATCACTGTTCCTCATGATGAAGGTCACGATCACCTTCATGTGGCCCAAACTCTCAACAGGAACTCGGCAGAGGCAGAGTCGGTCGAGATCATATCGGATGACAATGGTGCGAAACAACCGGAGAAGACGCATCCCAGAATCTGCAACGCCTACAATCCTATCCTGTTCAAAACTTCATGCAACTCTTTTGTCGATAGGAAGTGTGAGTACAAATGCAATACGTGTGGGAAAGTGTTTCAGTTTAAGTCCAGACTGATAAGACACTTCCGCATCCACACGGGCGTGAGGCCGTTCTGCTGTCACATCTGCGGCAAGAGGTTCAACCAGAAATCCATCCTGCAGGTCCATCAGCGGATCCACACGGGCGAGAGGCCTTTTTCCTGCGACATCTGCGGGAAACGCTTCAACCAGAAATCCATACTGAACGTTCACAAGAGGATCCACACGGGCGAGAGGCCGTTTTCCTGCCAAGTGTGCGGCAAGAGGTTCAACCAGAAGTCCATACTGGACGGCCACGTCAGGACGCACACGGGCGAGAGGCCGTATTCCTGCAAGACGTGCggcaaaagtttcaaaagtcagtCCAGCCTGCTGGTTCACATGAAGATGCACACGGACAAGAATTCCTACTCCTGTGACATGTGGGAGAGAGTTCAgccttaa
- the atosb gene encoding atos homolog protein B, translating into MRHIHVELAQKKAQLELPAQEGDLPPSASPMVGLDPGVRAEGPRRFDQEELRLQKVYQLSIFSQMGGFSASTGSHADAQQRPCRAGYKRVLEEPQLTQKRSHLEDTSDNEVIEGGVLCGSTPAQANGNGSITGPGGPVSPYSCMHLEHRDTEGGLSPRSPPLSPSQTPSRRPAQHNHDRPIPDAFAPLSPKCDPHGHICDQGHSNGSLARTETANGIRTSTHLLGSPGHDGCSNGSSGGQVSPLLYELSTYETPNPASPTSPPGPFSPPHHTEMQEPGEATEWDIGLESSPPERSATQQATSSNGLASWEKTPSSNGHRLFSGGPWPAKKRLISPSDTVDSCSEDEGPSTSKRSRLSLLTSGVTSCRSTDAKAAPYWNHLLPSTQDHPKTAIGCTRSGRRLKTGLRLKSRQLRSGRQTDTGRATRWSSSSISRSLLGNFEESILKGRFSPSGQIEGFTAEIGASGSYCPQHVTLPVQVTYYDISEHSAPSPFLGVISLEPLGKKGYSIPKAGTIQVTLFNPNKTVVKMFLVTYNFGDMPVNHMTFLRHRIFLVPVEEGTEGNDEASPGGGALDRKRILCYLIHLRFQSSKSGKIYLHNDIRLLFSRKSIEVDTGIPYELKSFTEVPRNPKYSPRM; encoded by the exons ATGCGGCACATTCACGTGGAGTTGGCCCAGAAAAAGGCTCAACTAGAGCTTCCAGCACAGGAGGGGGACCTGCCTCCATCTGCATCCCCAATGGTGGGACTAGATCCTGGCGTTAGAGCCGAGGGACCCAGGCGCTTTGACCAAGAAGAGTTGCGACTCCAAAAGGTTTACCAGCTCTCTATTTTCTCTCAGATGGGAGGATTTTCAGCCTCCACTGGATCACATGCTGATGCCCAACAAAGACCGTGTCGAGCGGGCTATAAAAGAGTGTTGGAAGAGCCTCAGCTGACTCAAAAGCGCTCCCACCTGGAGGACACATCAGACAATGAGGTGATTGAGGGGGGTGTGTTATGTGGGTCCACTCCAGCTCAAGCTAATGGGAATGGATCTATAACTGGGCCTGGCGGGCCTGTTTCTCCATACTCTTGCATGCATTTGGAGCATAGAGACACTGAAGGTGGACTGTCACCTAGGTCACCTCCGCTCTCCCCAAGCCAAACTCCCTCCCGGCGACCGGCTCAGCACAATCATGACAGACCCATCCCGGATGCATTTGCGCCACTATCCCCCAAGTGCGACCCACATGGGCATATCTGTGACCAGGGACACTCCAACGGAAGCTTAGCAAGGACAGAAACGGCTAATGGCATCCGCACATCAACCCATTTGTTAGGTAGCCCTGGACATGATGGGTGTAGTAATGGCTCATCTGGAGGACAGGTTAGCCCCCTATTATATGAACTATCCACATATGAAACTCCTAATCCTGCCAGCCCCACAAGCCCTCCTGGCCCTTTCTCCCCTCCACACCACACAGAGATGCAGGAACCAGGGGAAGCTACTGAATGGGACATTGGCCTCGAATCCTCTCCTCCTGAGAGAAGTGCCACCCAACAGGCCACTTCGTCAAATGGCCTGGCTTCCTGGGAGAAAACTCCAAGCAGTAACGGTCACCGTCTATTCTCTGGAGGCCCCTGGCCGGCCAAAAAGAGACTGATTTCCCCAAGTGACACAGTAGACTCGTGCTCTGAAGACGAAGGGCCCTCTACATCTAAAAGAAGCAGACTGTCTTTGCTAACTTCAGGAGTAACTTCATGTCGTAGCACCGATGCTAAAGCTGCTCCATACTGGAACCACCTGCTGCCCTCTACACAAGACCATCCTAAG actgcCATAGGCTGCACCAGATCAGGGAGACGACTAAAGACTGGGTTGCGCTTGAAAAG CCGGCAGCTGCGCAGCGGCAGGCAGACCGACACCGGCCGGGCCACACGTTGGTCCTCGTCTTCCATCAGTAGATCGCTGCTGGGCAACTTTGAG GAGTCCATATTGAAGGGTCGATTCTCCCCATCTGGGCAGATTGAAGGATTCACAGCAGAGATCGGAGCTAGCGGCTCCTACTGCCCGCAGCATGTCACGCTGCCTGTGCAGGTTACGTACTACGACATCTCGGAGCACAGTGCTCCCTCGCCCTTCCTG GGTGTGATATCACTCGAGCCTCTTGGAAAGAAAGGATACAGCATACCCAAAGCAGGGACCATTCAAGTG ACCTTATTTAATCCCAATAAAACTGTGGTGAAGATGTTCCTGGTGACGTACAACTTTGGAGACATGCCAGTCAATCACATGACCTTCCTGCGTCACCGCATCTTCCTGGTGCCAGTGGAGGAAGGCACAGAGGGGAACGATGAGGCGTCTCCAGGTGGCGGAGCGCTCGACAGGAAGAGAATTCTTTGCTACTTGATACATCTCAG attcCAGAGCTCCAAATCTGGAAAAATTTACTTGCACAATGATATCCGGCTGCTATTTTCTCGTAAATCCATCGAAGTGGATACAGGGATCCCGTATGAGCTGAAATCTTTCACCGAGGTGCCAAGAAACCCCAAATACTCTCCCCgtatgtga
- the LOC103470641 gene encoding mediator of RNA polymerase II transcription subunit 15-like, whose protein sequence is MSVLTMYPVQTMRKFVCDRLTAAAQEILGAFEKRVEDYEAELARQRRMLDMAFSPEIKLQRAEMKALLNQQQHGNNYDVSRFLPDTVQIKDEHEEMSISQERPQPLQHPQRLQPLQQQGRPQPLQHQGRPQSLQQQGRPQPLQQQGRPQRLQQHGRPQPLQHQELPQPLQQLERPQPLQQLERPQPLQQLERPLPLQQLERPLPLQAPSLTFSPYSSHLAIQKLPACRRVVEAFERVYDRYRSQTGAAEPLVEKECILRDFLPLK, encoded by the exons ATGTCCGTTTTGACCATGTATCCAGTTCAAACTATGCGCAAGTTTGTCTGCGATCGCCTGACTGCGGCAGCTCAGGAGATCCTGGGAGCGTTTGAGAAGAGAGTAGAAGATTATGAAGCGGAGCTCGCTCGGCAGCGCAGGATGTTGGACATGGCGTTTTCCCCAGAGATAAAGTTACAGAGGGCAG agATGAAGGCTCTTCTAAATCAGCAGCAGCACGGCAATAATTACGACGTATCCAGATTTCTACCAGATACTGTGCAGATTAAAGATGAGCATGAAGAAATGAGCATCAGCCAAGAAAGACCGCAGCCATTGCAGCATCCACAACGGCTGCAGCCTTTGCAGCAACAAGGACGGCCGCAGCCATTGCAGCATCAGGGACGGCCGCAGTCTTTACAGCAACAAGGACGGCCGCAGCCTTTGCAGCAACAAGGACGGCCGCAGCGTTTGCAGCAACATGGACGGCCGCAGCCTTTGCAGCATCAAGAACTGCCGCAGCCTTTGCAGCAACTAGAACGGCCACAGCCTTTGCAGCAGCTAGAACGGCCGCAGCCTTTGCAGCAACTAGAACGGCCGCTGCCTTTGCAGCAACTAGAACGGCCGCTGCCTTTGCA AGCACCATCTCTAACCTTCTCACCGTACTCAAGCCATCTCGCTATTCAGAAGCTGCCAGCATGTCGAAGAGTTGTGGAAGCTTTTGAGCGCGTCTATGACCGCTACAGGTCACAGACCGGTGCAGCTGAACCACTGGTGGAGAAGGAGTGTATCCTGCGGGATTTCCTCCCACTGAAGTGA
- the naaladl1 gene encoding aminopeptidase NAALADL1, translated as MLKEALIGTLCGAVALTIGILIGHFGIQKNSAPSWVNDVAKDVDEALIQQFLSEVETLQLQENLRELTKVPHMATSPGDEETVKYVLKRWQDPETGLDEAWRQEYKVYLSFPDPKNPNKVTVENSDSVLFTVREREVNYTADQNDPQVVQPFAAYSPAGQAKGKLVFANQGKPSDFQHLNKTIDLRGTIAITRYGGAGRGQKAINAAAYGVVGLLVYTDPLDMNDGLMSDTNETYPHSWYLPPTGVERGSYNRDFGDMLTPYLAAKENTYRISPEDITGIPPIPTQPIGFEDASTLICALAGEAAPQDWQGGFKCVYNLGGPGFKPSSPFNDSDVKLDIHNAGKIVDSSNVMGVIRGSVEPDRYVIYGNHRDSWVHGAIDPSSGTAVMLEITRVLGRMVKQGKWRPRRSIIFGSWGAEEFGLIGSAEYTEEYFTKLSERTVGYINVDISVFANATLGASAMPSLQSVIFRAAKQVDAPGFASTSVYDNWIRYANRTSPTHGLIPRVGYLTGAGSDYAAFVHYLGIASIDMSYTYDKSKTNARIYPAYHTAYDTFDYASRFIDPGFVAHQAVGRTAGNILIRLADSLLLPFNCKDYAESLEAYLNTAVTIYQKDLEAKDISMEPLSQAVANFRKAAEQLEKVIQSSDLANETPLKVRKINDQLMLMDRAFLNPLAFPHEYGFRHVIWASSSSGKPTFPGIADAFAQANSSHLASDWEKVHYHVSVVAQAIEGAADMLNEVI; from the exons ATGTTAAAGGAGGCACTGATTGGGACTCTGTGTGGGGCTGTCGCACTGACTATTGGTATCCTAATCGGTCACTTTGGTATCCAAAAGAACTCTGCACCATCCTGGGTGAATGATGTGGCGAAGGATGTGGACGAGGCCCTCATCCAGCAGTTCTTGTCTGAGGTGGAGACGCTTCAACTTCAGGAGAACCTTAG GGAATTGACAAAAGTGCCTCATATGGCCACATCACCTGGCGACGAGGAGACGGTGAAGTATGTGCTAAAAAGGTGGCAAGATCCAGAAACTGGTCTGGATGAAGCCTGGAGACAGGAATATAAGGTCTACCTTTCATTTCCTGACCCTAAAAACCCCAACAAAGTCACTGTTG aaaactcGGATTCTGTGCTATTTACTGTGAGAGAAAGGGAAGTGAACTACACTGCTGATCAGAATGATCCTCAGGTGGTTCAGCCGTTTGCTGCATACTCTCCTGCAGGACAAGCAAAG GGGAAACTGGTTTTTGCCAATCAGGGAAAACCAAGTGACTTTCAACATCTGAACAAGACCATTGACCTAAGAGGAACCATCGCAATCACCAGATATGGTGGAGCGGGGAGAGGACAAAAG GCTATCAATGCAGCAGCCTACGGTGTTGTTGGGTTGCTGGTGTACACGGACCCTCTGGACATGAATGATGGCCTCATGTCGGACACCAATGAGACGTACCCACACTCCTGGTACCTGCCACCCACTGGTGTGGAAAGAGGCAGCTATAACAGAGACTTTGGAGATATGCTCACACCGTATTTGGCTGCCAAAG agAACACCTATAGAATCTCACCTGAAGACATTACTGGGATCCCTCCCATTCCAACACAACCAATTGGATTCGAGGATGCAAGCACACTCATTTG tGCATTGGCAGGAGAGGCAGCTCCACAGGACTGGCAGGGAGGATTCAAATGTGTCTACAACTTGGGTGGTCCAGGGTTTAAACCTTCATCTCCCTTCAACGACAG TGATGTAAAACTGGACATCCATAATGCAGGAAAGATTGTAGACTCCTCCAATGTGATGGGAGTTATCAGAGGAAGTGTTGAGCCAG ACAGGTATGTGATCTATGGGAATCACAGGGACAGCTGGGTACATGGCGCCATCGACCCAAGCAGCGGAACGGCGGTCATGCTGGAGATTACCAGAGTGCTGGGCAGAATGGTCAAACAGG GAAAATGGAGACCAAGGAGGTCCATTATCTTTGGCAGCTGGGGAGCTGAAGAGTTTGGTCTTATTGGGTCTGCTGAGTACACAGAG gaATACTTCACCAAACTCAGTGAGCGTACTGTTGGTTACATAAACGtggacatttctgtttttg caaatgcCACACTAGGAGCTTCGGCAATGCCATCATTGCAAAGTGTCATCTTCAGAGCTGCAAAACAG GTCGATGCTCCGGGATTTGCGTCCACATCTGTGTATGACAACTGGATCCGTTACGCTAACAGAACCAGCCCGACCCACGGACTCATTCCAAG GGTGGGATATTTGACTGGAGCAGGGAGTGATTATGCTGCCTTTGTCCATTACCTGGGAATTGCTTCCATAGATATGTCTTACACATATGACAAg AGTAAAACAAACGCTCGGATTTACCCTGCCTACCACACAGCATACGACACTTTCGATTATGCATCGAGGTTCATTGATCCTG GATTTGTCGCTCACCAGGCTGTTGGCAGGACTGCAGGAAACATCCTCATCCGATTGGCTGACAGTCTGTTGTTGCCTTTTAACTGCAAGGACTACGCTGAGAGTCTGGAGGCTTACCTGAATACAGCAGTGACCATATACCAAAAAGACCTTGAAGCTAAAGATATCTCAATGG AGCCTCTCAGTCAAGCTGTGGCCAACTTCCGCAAAGCAGCAGAACAGCTGGAGAAAGTCATCCAGAGCTCAGACCTGGCAAATGAAAC cccgCTAAAGGTCAGAAAAATCAATGATCAGCTCATGTTGATGGACCGAGCCTTCTTGAACCCTCTGGCCTTTCCACATGAATATGGATTCAG GCATGTGATCTGGGCTTCAAGCAGTTCTGGCAAGCCGACCTTCCCAGGGATAGCAGATGCCTTTGCTCAAGCTAATTCATCACATTTGGCCAGCGACTGGGAAAAAGTGCACTACCACGTGTCAGTAGTGGCCCAAGCCATCGAAGGGGCTGCCGACATGCTGAATGAAGTCATATAG